CATGTTTATTTGTCGCAACCGTCGTTTTTATATTTCCGTTACCACTTGCTACAATCGCATTTCGAATCAATTCACCCGATTCGTAGCCTACAATTTCTTGAAATGCATCGCGTGAACCTGATCCGTCCTCACGTGATACAACGACGATTTCCATATCCTTACCGCCAAGCTCTTTCCAGTTTGTGATTTCCCCTGTAAAGATTTGCTTCACTTGCTCCATCGTCAAGTCTTTCACTGGATTCGATGGATGGGTTACGACAACAATCCCGTCATACGCAATGACAAGTTGTTCAATTCCTGAATCGATTTCTTCTTGCTTTAAATCACGCGAACTCATACCAATTTGAGAAACGCCGTTAATAGCATTTGTTATCCCTGCTGATGACCCAATTTGATTAATTTCTATTTTGACATCTTCTGTTTCTTCATATTTAATCGCTAATTTTTCTGCTAAAGGTCCGACAGATGTAGACCCCGAAATTGTAACGAGTTGTCCTCCGCCATTTGAACTCTCTGACTTCCCACCACATGCAGCTAGTAGCATAATTGTGATTGCAAATGTAATTATATAGATTGTCTTTTTCAACATGTTGCCATCCTCCAAGCATTTTCTATCTGCCTTAACAATAACGTTCAATTTTTAATGTTCTGTACGAAACGTGTAAACCTTCTGTAAATTGTGAAGAACAAAACAAAAATTGATAGAAAAAAGAACAATACTTTCAGAATAATCAATTAAAATAGCGATTTTTTGTTAATATTTAGTGTATTTTTGTAAATACAACGCAAATTCACGAGGTTATTTTGTAATATTTTCATTTCTCACTTCATAAATATGGCGAAATGATGAGCAAAATTGTGCGATAACTTTTTTAAGTTGCGAAAGCTGTTGTTCGCACATGAATTATCCGAAAAGTTTGTTTACATTGGATTTACAAAAGGAAATTATCTTTACAAGATTGCAATTGTTCTAGTGAAATAAAAAGCAAGTATATGTATTCCAGAACAAATACTGTATACTAATTTAAAAATTATGAAAGAAGGAAGTGAAGACGATGTTTTATACACCATTATTTGAACAGGACGTACCAGTGATTCTTCTTCCATAACGGTAGAAGAAATTTTCTTCCGTTTTCGGACAGGCATTTTACAAACGGAGGAATCAAAAATGAATGAAAAATTAGTAGGCGCTTTATTTTTATCGCTCGCAGCAAGCATTTGGGGCGGGATGTACGTTGTTGTAAAGGTAGTAGTTGACGTTGTACCACCATTTGAACTAGTGTGGATGCGCTATTTCATTGCGGCTATTACGTTACTCATCATCGGTTTCATAACAAAACAAATTTGGGCAATTGCAAAGAAAGATTGGTTAATTATTTTCATCGTGGCTCTCATTGGGAATACGATCTCGATTGTGACACAGGAAATGGGCACGCTGCTTTCTAGTGCTCAAATGGGGACTATCATTACTGCCACAACCCCTGCTTTTATGGTGTTATTTGCGCGTTTCGTATTAAAAGAGACGCTTACTTGGAAAAAGTGCTTTTCAATTGTGCTTGCTACAATTGGGGTTGCAATCATTGTTGGCAACGGTGCGATTGATAGCACTCAGCAACTTGGTGGTGTTTATTTACTGATTGCAGCACTTACCTGGGCATTCATGTCTGTGCTTATAAAAAAAATTCCTGCCAGTTATTCGCAAATTGTAGTCACGACGTACACTTCAAGTATTGCAGTTATTTTATTGACCCCTATTGTTTTACCGAAACTATCGCAGTTAAATACGGAAGCAATGACTCAGCCTTCAATTTGGGGAGGCTTACTATATTTAGGTATCATTTCTACTGCATGTGGCTTTTTACTTTGGAACAAAGGCCTGCAGCTCATGAATGCTTCTAGTGGCGGCTTATTTTTCTTTTTGCAGCCGATTGTTGGCACATTTTTAGGTTGGGTACTACTCGGAGAAACTATTGGCTGGTCGTTTTGGATTGGAACGGTATTGATATTTGTCGGGATATTTTTAGTAATAATAGAAGAGTAAAAATTACGGACGTATCGTTGAAATAACATACGTCCATTTCTTATAGAAGGAGGCTACATTTTGAATCAATTACGCCTCGGCGTAATTGCGTCCAGATTTTTTTCAAGCTCGCTTGAAAAACTCCCCTAAAAAATCCGTGACATCCGCCGGGGATTAACTTGGTTCAGCCGGGGTTTGAATCGAAGAACTAAATTTACATAAAGCCTCACTCGGGGTTTTTAAATTTAATAAAGCGGCGTTCAGTGCTATTTAAGTGTGGGGTTCGTTCAAGAGGGGCTGCTAAGTGAAGGTCGTAAATTTGAAGATGAATATTTTTATTTGATTAAAATGGGCATGTTGAGTAGTGAATGGAATAGCAAAAAGTATTTCTACATGTGAGGTTATTTCCGAAAATAGTGAAAAATGCTTGTCCGAAAAGTGATTTCTGGACAAGCACTTATGCGCCGAGGATAAAGTCGAATCCGTAACATCTTAAAGATGCTCTAACCTATTTCAGCCGATGTTTAGTCACCCACTGAAATAAGTTAAATCTTTCTTTAAATAATAATGCTCAAAATCTCTACCTACATTATTAATACTACCAAACACTTCGTAACCATTCTTTTTATAGAAATCTAGTGCCTGAAAACTTAGAGTATCTACTTTAATGAAATCACATTTTTTACTTAATGCAATTTCCTCTAGTTCTAATAACAATTTCGTTCCATATCCAGAATTTCTAAGATCCTCATCTACAATAAGGATATATATCTCCAACCAATTCCAACATACGGCGCTCATAATTCCACCATAAATTTTCCCACTATCATCTTTAATAAATAAACAGATTTCTTCATACCTATCTCTTAAGTCTTTTGGAAAGTGTTTTAAATTAAATTTATACAGTTCATCTTCGAGATATTGTTTATCCGTTTTAGTTATCTCTCTAGTAATATGAAGTGACATTTGCTACTTTCTCCTTTTCTCCCTAATTATTAAATTTAACTAACTTCTATAAAATGATGTAAAAAACCTTTCACTTACTATAAATATCCAGATAATATCGAAATATCAAATTATTTATTGATTAACCAAGAACGTAATTTTTCTGCGTAATAAGGACGTTCATCAGGCATTGTAAAGACACCTTTTGTCATGTAAAGATTGTCACCTTCGTACCTTGGATATACATGAAGATGATAATGCCATACGTCTTGATTTCCTGCTGGTTCATTATGTTGACGAGTAGAAATTCCATCACAACCATATGTATTTTTCATTGCAAATGCGGTTAATTGAGCTACACGATGAATTTCAGCAGCCATTTCTACCGGAAGTTCATAAATATTTTCATAATGTTGATTCGGAACAACTAGAACATGTCCTTTATTGTTCGGCCACCATTTACTAGCAATAAATGCAGCAACATGTTCGTTTTGATATATTATATCTCTTTGTTTTGTTCCGTTATTTTGTTTTTCTTTACCAGAAACAATTCGGCAAAATGGACATTCATAACCTTTTGGCATATGTGTATGCAATCTATTTCACTTCCTTTCGATGATTCGATTTTACGAATACAAGAATACCAAAATAATCCTATTCTAATTATACAGAAAATGGTACCTCTTTTTCATTAATAATTAAACTTTATTTAAACCCGAACATCTTTTTTATAAACTGCACAAATATTAATAAAAATAAAAAACCGAAACCCCTATTTAAAGATAGGGAGTTTCGGTTTAACTTTATTTCAAAGCTACACAATTAATACGCTATTTTAAATTACAAGCCACATTTTAGCTGTGCACCACAGTTTGTACATGTGTTACAGCCGCCCATTTCTTCTACCGTACCTTGACGACAAACTGGACATGTGTTGCCGACTTCTGACCCGATTGTTACGTCAGTGTCTGTTAATGGTTTAATTGTATCCACTAATACGACTTGACGCTTTACCTGTTCCTCGGCTTGCTTTAATTCTTCAAATTCTAATTGTTCATCACTATTTGCTTCTTCCGCTTTAAGTGTTAAAACTTGTGTATCACGAGAGCCGTCTACGTATACCGTTCCGCCTTTTGCGCCACCATTATAAAGACGCTCGTACACTTTTTGTACCTGCTCTACACCATAGCCTTTTGGTGCGTTTACTGTTTTCGAAATCGATGAATCAATCCAGTTTTGGATGATGCACTGTACATCGGCATGCGCCTCTGCTGAAAGCTCCATTGACGATTTGAACCAGCTTGGTAAATTATTTTCATCTACGCCTGGATTTGCCTCTAAATACTCTTTAACGATTTCTGCTTTTACTTCAATAAACTTCCCTAAACGTCCTGAACGGTAATACGTGAAGCTGAAGTATGGCTCAAGTCCTGTTGCAACACCAACCATGGTACCAGTTGATCCAGTCGGTGCAACTGTTAATAGGTGTGAATTGCGAATACCGTTAGCAACTACACCTTCGCGAATATGCTGTGGCATTTTTTTCATGAAACCAGTATGGATAAAGGCTTCACGTAAACGCGCTGTTTCTTCTTCCGTATCACCTTGTAAGAATGGGAAGCTACCACGCTCTGTTGCTAACTCGATTGATTGTTCATACGCAGCAGTTGCAATCGTTTTGAAAATCTCATCAACTAGCTGGTTACCTTCTTCTGAGCCGTATTCTTTTTCGCAATAAATTAAAAGATCGGCCAAGCCCATAACACCTAAACCAACACGGCGTTCGCCAAGGGCTTGCTTTTTGTTATCCTCTAAGAAGTAAGGTGTCGCATCAATTACATTGTCTTGCATACGTACACCGACTTTTACCGTTTCACGTAATGCATCGTAATCAACTGTTTTTGTTTCTTTGTTTGC
This portion of the Solibacillus daqui genome encodes:
- a CDS encoding HIT family protein, with the protein product MHTHMPKGYECPFCRIVSGKEKQNNGTKQRDIIYQNEHVAAFIASKWWPNNKGHVLVVPNQHYENIYELPVEMAAEIHRVAQLTAFAMKNTYGCDGISTRQHNEPAGNQDVWHYHLHVYPRYEGDNLYMTKGVFTMPDERPYYAEKLRSWLINK
- a CDS encoding DMT family transporter is translated as MNEKLVGALFLSLAASIWGGMYVVVKVVVDVVPPFELVWMRYFIAAITLLIIGFITKQIWAIAKKDWLIIFIVALIGNTISIVTQEMGTLLSSAQMGTIITATTPAFMVLFARFVLKETLTWKKCFSIVLATIGVAIIVGNGAIDSTQQLGGVYLLIAALTWAFMSVLIKKIPASYSQIVVTTYTSSIAVILLTPIVLPKLSQLNTEAMTQPSIWGGLLYLGIISTACGFLLWNKGLQLMNASSGGLFFFLQPIVGTFLGWVLLGETIGWSFWIGTVLIFVGIFLVIIEE
- a CDS encoding GNAT family N-acetyltransferase; this translates as MSLHITREITKTDKQYLEDELYKFNLKHFPKDLRDRYEEICLFIKDDSGKIYGGIMSAVCWNWLEIYILIVDEDLRNSGYGTKLLLELEEIALSKKCDFIKVDTLSFQALDFYKKNGYEVFGSINNVGRDFEHYYLKKDLTYFSG
- a CDS encoding phosphate ABC transporter substrate-binding protein, producing MLKKTIYIITFAITIMLLAACGGKSESSNGGGQLVTISGSTSVGPLAEKLAIKYEETEDVKIEINQIGSSAGITNAINGVSQIGMSSRDLKQEEIDSGIEQLVIAYDGIVVVTHPSNPVKDLTMEQVKQIFTGEITNWKELGGKDMEIVVVSREDGSGSRDAFQEIVGYESGELIRNAIVASGNGNIKTTVATNKHAVGFISFEYIDETVSALAINGVQAQAANVLDGKYELSRPFIFVYDKEVPQAATKFMDYILSEDGQKIVESAGAIPLTK